Proteins from one Cryptomeria japonica chromosome 4, Sugi_1.0, whole genome shotgun sequence genomic window:
- the LOC131050033 gene encoding uncharacterized protein LOC131050033, with amino-acid sequence MANREFELPVSVTAADTPTPLPGVTATYAPGTPFIATEGYAPTPFFGATAAYAPAPSFPGIATYAPTPLFGGTTAYPPTALPPTALFDAPTVCPPTPFFAIPSQSSALDVDLSFRTPGIAFTPPTPSNTQVGKPPTSSATQSSSVSQPSNAFCTVASSSSTTSAPTITIPLSGEGTALAQTTTSAAVTVPTSGMSFSSGPTSTTNSAAYPRFTLSSSEASATRTASSVTANTRECDRAMEKMYAAMVEMDQLYERLARAEFVRGVALIERDQAQAERNSLQIQNDQARERERQMQIEVQQLCATNYALKLERDRVQQLFAETNALKVEQHPVQQLCAKIDALKVEQNRVLGELETIHQIEMQQLCAKIDGLKQEQDRMQQLCAKIDELKTEQDRLRGELETLRQMRVSDIQVP; translated from the exons ATGGCGAACAGAGAATTCGAATTACCCGTATCAGTCACTGCGGCTGATACACCTACGCCTCTCCCCGGCGTCACTGCGACTTACGCCCCTGGTACCCCCTTCATCGCCACTGAAGGTTACGCGCCTACGCCTTTCTTTGGTGCCACTGCGGCTTACGCGCCTGCACCATCCTTCCCCGGCATTGCGACTTACGCGCCTACACCTCTCTTCGGCGGCACTACGGCTTACCCGCCTACGGCTCTCCCGCCTACGGCTCTCTTCGACGCCCCTACGGTTTGTCCACCTACGCCATTCTTTGCAATCCCTTCGCAATCTTCTGCTCTGGATGTGGATCTGTCTTTCCGCACTCCGGGCATAGCATTTACTCCACCCACGCCTTCCAACACTCAGGTGGGAAAGCCGCCCACTTCCTCAGCAACTCAATCCTCCTCTGTATCGCAACCATCAAATGCGTTTTGCACTGTTGCTTCGTCTTCATCAACCACCAGTGCACCTACAATTACAATTCCTTTATCTGGTGAAGGGACTGCACTAGCACAGACCACTACTTCTGCTGCTGTAACCGTACCAACATCTGGGATGTCATTTTCATCAGGACCAACTTCCACTACCAATTCCGCTGCATATCCCCGTTTTACCTTATCGTCTTCAGAGGCATCTGCAACAAGAACTGCATCTTCAGTAACTG CTAACACTCGAGAGTGCGATAGGGCCATGGAAAAAATGTATGCTGCTATGGTAGAGATGGATCAACTTTATGAGAGATTAGCAAGGGCAGAGTTTGTGAGAGGTGTTGCCCTAATTGAGAGAGACCAAGCTCAAGCAGAACGGAATAGTCTGCAGATCCAAAATGATCAGGCccgagagagggagagacaaatgcAGATAGAGGTGCAACAACTATGTGCTACGAATTATGCGCTCAAATTAGAGCGAGATCGTGTGCAACAACTATTTGCTGAGACAAATGCACTCAAAGTAGAGCAACATCCTGTGCAACAACTATGTGCTAAGATAGATGCACTCAAAGTAGAGCAAAATCGTGTGCTAGGAGAGCTCGAGACAATTCATCAGATAGAGATGCAACAACTATGTGCTAAGATAGATGGACTCAAACAAGAGCAAGATCGTATGCAGCAACTATGTGCTAAGATAGATGAACTCAAAACAGAGCAAGATCGTTTGCGAGGAGAGCTCGAGACACTTCGTCAGATGAGAGTATCAGATATACAAGTACCGTAG